In Nematostella vectensis chromosome 2, jaNemVect1.1, whole genome shotgun sequence, one genomic interval encodes:
- the LOC5505077 gene encoding actin-depolymerizing factor 4 isoform X1 → MAGLNIKSDVTDGWNEIKMVASGLRYTIFKMDEKKENVVMEKKKMITECCHEDVLDDLPTDEPRYVALNLDYKNEEGAERSKLVLIFWCPDNCGIKNKMVSAATFKDVRKKCPGGAKCLEIQDRFDLSFEALKEKLKNVK, encoded by the exons ATG GCAGGACTCAACATTAAAAGCGACGTTACTGACGGCtggaatgaaataaaaatggtgGCCTCTGGCCTCCGCTACACCATTTTCAAGATGgatgaaaagaaagagaatGTTGTGATggagaagaaaaagatgaTAACTGAGTGTTGCCATGAAGATGTCCTAGATGACCTTCCAACAGATGAACCAAGATACGTCGCTCTTAATCTGGACTATAAAAATGAAGAAGGGGCAGAAAGAAGCAAACTTGTTCTTATATTTTG GTGTCCCGATAACTGTGGCATCAAAAACAAGATGGTGTCTGCGGCTACTTTCAAAGATGTCAGGAAGAAATGTCCTGGTGGTGCTAAATGCCTAGAGATCCAGGACAGATTCGACTTGTCATTTGAAGCACTAAAAGAAAAACTGAAGAATGTCAAGTGA
- the LOC5505077 gene encoding actin-depolymerizing factor 4 isoform X2 — protein MVASGLRYTIFKMDEKKENVVMEKKKMITECCHEDVLDDLPTDEPRYVALNLDYKNEEGAERSKLVLIFWCPDNCGIKNKMVSAATFKDVRKKCPGGAKCLEIQDRFDLSFEALKEKLKNVK, from the exons atggtgGCCTCTGGCCTCCGCTACACCATTTTCAAGATGgatgaaaagaaagagaatGTTGTGATggagaagaaaaagatgaTAACTGAGTGTTGCCATGAAGATGTCCTAGATGACCTTCCAACAGATGAACCAAGATACGTCGCTCTTAATCTGGACTATAAAAATGAAGAAGGGGCAGAAAGAAGCAAACTTGTTCTTATATTTTG GTGTCCCGATAACTGTGGCATCAAAAACAAGATGGTGTCTGCGGCTACTTTCAAAGATGTCAGGAAGAAATGTCCTGGTGGTGCTAAATGCCTAGAGATCCAGGACAGATTCGACTTGTCATTTGAAGCACTAAAAGAAAAACTGAAGAATGTCAAGTGA
- the LOC125560979 gene encoding uncharacterized protein LOC125560979 yields the protein MVFKRQACCCPNHEAWCGSKPSDVEQRSLRKANRVEKVFLELDDKGKKGWSRSICTYCRQRVDLELGNRRMKTSHESCRDETASSSSVFFQPETSETSAAAEAALEPFQDIEETSALGQILPSSVDAVRLMKASTKLRDIELKDIKRCIEVEDTAFGEAKIFFF from the exons ATGGTGTTCAAAAGGCAGGCATGTTGCTGCCCAAACCACGAGGCTTGGTGTGGCAGTAAGCCTTCAGATGTGGAACAGAGGTCCCTGAGAAAGGCGAACAGAGTAGAGAAAGTTTTCTTGGAGCTAGATGACAAAGGCAAAAAGGGCTGGTCTAGAAGCATTTGTACATACTGTCGACAGCGAGTCGATTTGGAGCTTGGAAACAGACGCATGAAAACTTCACACGAG AGCTGTAGAGATGAAACTGCCTCAAGTTCCAGCGTGTTTTTCCAACCGGAAACCTCTGAGACCAGCGCCGCCGCTGAAGCCGCGTTAGAACCATTCCAG GACATTGAGGAAACCTCTGCACTAGGGCAAATTTTGCCGTCATCAGTTGATGCTGTACGACTCATGAAAGCATCAACTAAACTAAGGGACATAGAACTAAAGGACATAAAACGATGCATTGAAGTAGAAGATACGGCGTTTGGTGAAgcgaagatattttttttttag
- the LOC5505078 gene encoding tRNA-uridine aminocarboxypropyltransferase 1 isoform X1 — MADELKKEVKRAIEDNNDSDFDPFSDLEIASHEPLRGAERAPCPKCQTSRKYYCYECYTTVGIERSLVPSVTLPITVDIVKHRGELAGKSTATHAAILAPVQVTIYNYPDFPEIVDKQKVVAVFPSEEALTLQQWCKHDDMAKTEFNRVIFIDSTWQQSHKIITDGRLSGIRKVQIENAKTYFWRPQQKPNTCLATIEAIYFFFKEYEQHILQSPYEGQYDNLLYFYSFQYNLIHQQKRLKRDET, encoded by the exons atggcggacgaatTGAAGAAAGAAGTGAAACGCGCGATCGAGGATAATAATGACAGTGACTTTGATCCGTTTAGTGATCTTGAAATTGCCTCTCACGAACCACTAAG GGGTGCAGAGCGGGCGCCATGTCCTAAGTGCCAAACTTCACGGAAATACTACTGTTATGAGTGTTACACTACAGTAGGCATTGAGCGGTCTTTGGTCCCTTCAGTGACCTTACCCATTACAGTTGATAT AGTGAAACATCGAGGGGAGCTAGCAGGTAAAAGTACAGCAACACATGCTGCCATCTTAGCTCCTGTTCAAGTCACTATTtataactaccct GACTTTCCTGAAATTGTAGATAAACAGAAG GTTGTGGCTGTTTTTCCATCAGAG gAAGCGCTAACATTGCAACAATGGTGTAAACATGATGATATGGCAAAAACAGAATTCAACAGAGTTATATTTATTGACAGTACCTGGCAGCAATCTCATAAGATCATCACA GATGGAAGACTATCTGGGATACGAAAAGTGCAGATTGAAAACGCAAAGACCTATTTCTGGAG ACCGCAACAGAAACCCAACACATGTCTTGCCACCATAGAGGCCATctacttcttttttaaagagtATGAGCAACACATCTTGCAAAG TCCATACGAAGGGCAGTATGATAATCTGCTATATTTCTACTCCTTCCAATATAACCTCATCCACCAACAGAAACGTTTGAAAAGAG ATGAGACATGA
- the LOC5505078 gene encoding tRNA-uridine aminocarboxypropyltransferase 1 isoform X2, giving the protein MADELKKEVKRAIEDNNDSDFDPFSDLEIASHEPLRGAERAPCPKCQTSRKYYCYECYTTVGIERSLVPSVTLPITVDIVKHRGELAGKSTATHAAILAPVQVTIYNYPDFPEIVDKQKVVAVFPSEEALTLQQWCKHDDMAKTEFNRVIFIDSTWQQSHKIITDGRLSGIRKVQIENAKTYFWRPQQKPNTCLATIEAIYFFFKEYEQHILQRWEYN; this is encoded by the exons atggcggacgaatTGAAGAAAGAAGTGAAACGCGCGATCGAGGATAATAATGACAGTGACTTTGATCCGTTTAGTGATCTTGAAATTGCCTCTCACGAACCACTAAG GGGTGCAGAGCGGGCGCCATGTCCTAAGTGCCAAACTTCACGGAAATACTACTGTTATGAGTGTTACACTACAGTAGGCATTGAGCGGTCTTTGGTCCCTTCAGTGACCTTACCCATTACAGTTGATAT AGTGAAACATCGAGGGGAGCTAGCAGGTAAAAGTACAGCAACACATGCTGCCATCTTAGCTCCTGTTCAAGTCACTATTtataactaccct GACTTTCCTGAAATTGTAGATAAACAGAAG GTTGTGGCTGTTTTTCCATCAGAG gAAGCGCTAACATTGCAACAATGGTGTAAACATGATGATATGGCAAAAACAGAATTCAACAGAGTTATATTTATTGACAGTACCTGGCAGCAATCTCATAAGATCATCACA GATGGAAGACTATCTGGGATACGAAAAGTGCAGATTGAAAACGCAAAGACCTATTTCTGGAG ACCGCAACAGAAACCCAACACATGTCTTGCCACCATAGAGGCCATctacttcttttttaaagagtATGAGCAACACATCTTGCAAAGGTGGGAGTACAATTAG
- the LOC5502526 gene encoding gamma-butyrobetaine dioxygenase isoform X2 produces the protein MFIAAMRRNIMQYPTLKAMLPKTLPSRNHTAIHVKEPSPADNGLEITCKENVTHYFPYMYLRDHCACASCYHQTSQQRLNYITNLDLNIKPSKVHIQEGLLSITWTDRHVSEFDLKRLISRKLTNQSARKYKFAHEDVVLWDGKQGIPSLDFMSVLNYKRVLLDWLQALRDHGLVLMTGAPLELGQLERIGKAVGFIRPTLYGVTVPLRLNPHATNLGYTNLGLRPHSDLIYYELKPSVFILHCIEQVKTGGESIFVDGYRVAEAFREANPEAFALMTSTPVLHRATGVQPNGEGFDQSYARPIIELDMAGRIRRINFNDSHREDFPDTTPEQLPKIYEAYHELARMLSDPKFFIQHKLSPGEICAIDNDRMLHGRNGFEVNEFNSQRWLQQAYFDWDILLSKMKLLKENIR, from the exons ATGTTCATTGCTGCAATGAGGCGAAACATTATGCAATATCCGACGCTCAAAGCCATGCTCCCCAAAACACTGCCTTCTCGCAATCATACGGCAATCCACGTCAAAGAACCGTCACCAGCAGATAACGGACTTGAGATCACATGTAAGGAAAACGTGACCCATTATTTTCCGTATATGTACCTCCGAGACCACTGCGCATGCGCTTCATGCTATCATCAGACCTCCCAGCAAAGACTTAACTATATAACAAACCTCGACCTGAACATCAAACCAAGTAAAGTGCACATCCAGGAAGGATTGTTGTCGATTACGTGGACTGACAGACATGTTAGCGAGTTTGACTTAAAAAGGCTGATTTCTCGGAAGTTAACGAATCAGAGCGCGAGAAAATACAAGTTCGCCCACGAAGACGTGGTGCTATGGGATGGCAAGCAAGGAATACCAAGCCTCGATTTCATGTCCGTGTTAAACTACAAACGCGTTCTGCTGGATTGGCTGCAAGCTTTACGTGACCATGGACTGGTGCTGATGACCGGCGCTCCATTAGAACTTGGACAACTTGAGAGGATTGGGAAAGCTGTGGGATTTATTAGACCGACATTGTATGG GGTAACAGTACCGTTGCGACTTAACCCGCACGCAACAAACCTTGGTTACACAAACCTCGGATTGAGGCCACACTCGGATCTGATTTACTACGAGCTGAAACCCTCG GTTTTTATATTGCACTGCATCGAACAAGTGAAGACCGGAGGTGAAAGCATTTTCGTTGATGGCTATCGAGTCGCTGAGGCATTTCGTGAGGCGAACCCAGAAGCCTTTGCGCTGATGACTTCAACTCCCGTCCTGCACCGCGCTACGGGTGTTCAGCCGAATGGCGAAGGGTTCGATCAGTCGTATGCAAGACCCATTATAGA GCTTGACATGGCGGGAAGAATTAGAAGAATCAATTTTAACGATTCGCACAGAGAGGATTTCCCAGACACAACACCCGAGCAACTCCCGAAGATCTACGAAGCATATCACGAACTTGCACGAATGCTATCCGATCCGAAGTTCTTTATTCAGCACAAGCTATCCCCTGGGGAGATTTGTGCTATTGATAATGACCGCATGTTGCACGGGCGAAATGGGTTCGAAGTCAATGAATTCAACTCTCAACGATGGTTGCAACAAGCTTATTTCGATTGGGACATTCTTTTGTCCAAAATGAAACTGCTAAAAGAGAACATTAGATAG
- the LOC5502526 gene encoding gamma-butyrobetaine dioxygenase isoform X1, which produces MKNAWRDCGTSVQFRMFIAAMRRNIMQYPTLKAMLPKTLPSRNHTAIHVKEPSPADNGLEITCKENVTHYFPYMYLRDHCACASCYHQTSQQRLNYITNLDLNIKPSKVHIQEGLLSITWTDRHVSEFDLKRLISRKLTNQSARKYKFAHEDVVLWDGKQGIPSLDFMSVLNYKRVLLDWLQALRDHGLVLMTGAPLELGQLERIGKAVGFIRPTLYGVTVPLRLNPHATNLGYTNLGLRPHSDLIYYELKPSVFILHCIEQVKTGGESIFVDGYRVAEAFREANPEAFALMTSTPVLHRATGVQPNGEGFDQSYARPIIELDMAGRIRRINFNDSHREDFPDTTPEQLPKIYEAYHELARMLSDPKFFIQHKLSPGEICAIDNDRMLHGRNGFEVNEFNSQRWLQQAYFDWDILLSKMKLLKENIR; this is translated from the exons ATGAAAAATGCATGGCGCGATTGTG GTACCAGTGTTCAATTCAGGATGTTCATTGCTGCAATGAGGCGAAACATTATGCAATATCCGACGCTCAAAGCCATGCTCCCCAAAACACTGCCTTCTCGCAATCATACGGCAATCCACGTCAAAGAACCGTCACCAGCAGATAACGGACTTGAGATCACATGTAAGGAAAACGTGACCCATTATTTTCCGTATATGTACCTCCGAGACCACTGCGCATGCGCTTCATGCTATCATCAGACCTCCCAGCAAAGACTTAACTATATAACAAACCTCGACCTGAACATCAAACCAAGTAAAGTGCACATCCAGGAAGGATTGTTGTCGATTACGTGGACTGACAGACATGTTAGCGAGTTTGACTTAAAAAGGCTGATTTCTCGGAAGTTAACGAATCAGAGCGCGAGAAAATACAAGTTCGCCCACGAAGACGTGGTGCTATGGGATGGCAAGCAAGGAATACCAAGCCTCGATTTCATGTCCGTGTTAAACTACAAACGCGTTCTGCTGGATTGGCTGCAAGCTTTACGTGACCATGGACTGGTGCTGATGACCGGCGCTCCATTAGAACTTGGACAACTTGAGAGGATTGGGAAAGCTGTGGGATTTATTAGACCGACATTGTATGG GGTAACAGTACCGTTGCGACTTAACCCGCACGCAACAAACCTTGGTTACACAAACCTCGGATTGAGGCCACACTCGGATCTGATTTACTACGAGCTGAAACCCTCG GTTTTTATATTGCACTGCATCGAACAAGTGAAGACCGGAGGTGAAAGCATTTTCGTTGATGGCTATCGAGTCGCTGAGGCATTTCGTGAGGCGAACCCAGAAGCCTTTGCGCTGATGACTTCAACTCCCGTCCTGCACCGCGCTACGGGTGTTCAGCCGAATGGCGAAGGGTTCGATCAGTCGTATGCAAGACCCATTATAGA GCTTGACATGGCGGGAAGAATTAGAAGAATCAATTTTAACGATTCGCACAGAGAGGATTTCCCAGACACAACACCCGAGCAACTCCCGAAGATCTACGAAGCATATCACGAACTTGCACGAATGCTATCCGATCCGAAGTTCTTTATTCAGCACAAGCTATCCCCTGGGGAGATTTGTGCTATTGATAATGACCGCATGTTGCACGGGCGAAATGGGTTCGAAGTCAATGAATTCAACTCTCAACGATGGTTGCAACAAGCTTATTTCGATTGGGACATTCTTTTGTCCAAAATGAAACTGCTAAAAGAGAACATTAGATAG
- the LOC116609987 gene encoding uncharacterized protein LOC116609987 isoform X1, producing MYLETNHQCISPKYIQQQLKELRVYSGLSHDELCTLESTNLIDEFEQSLKSMEDYKSAIDHIFLCCPQLEHYLKKFVVPAPGDWPTWFYQKKLIAQEVNADASFLSVIPEQGPFHVFLNLQEDVVTIYDFLFKKVYKETFGSDLPNKPKPFRVSLVITAVFLAWGKLRDKVLLKFKLCKDIEYASILFLLDEVVPISFFHYPVTFRSGDMESYITMMLKLSLLFIIWKRHHYDRSTLSMLSDFSFHKQHFSQYHELKKKWMALITEKKVEIWHSVLRSFISSYDSASQIRDKALSFAASKTEQLFHNYLTTPYSRGYSEKDLSLVTGTAADALLKIIKQVGQNLGKAKQVPQETNARGQPKGDMKFFLPTFDTTITSKAMPLGYSFVKEDPSTIPDPKLICDYKNCTQLSTTNVNRLNCFHTFHNFCLEEAGDQCPICSPHLAEKIAEICSAFNESLLKPTAKSTRTPQSNQEPGSNDENDSINVKRNCDPEYYDSAQWESHIDRELNSFVVAQPQLRHNVPNHQAAPLQAIDIQVTTHPVGSSTFWFFPPYISQSTLLGRNGSNACTFISLILAHSYITSANRTSIQLSCGPPINPHWLSMMLSAIVRGNSIYDTVTNGCGSPFFSVVEAKPHLDSVIGTVSLEDTLDLSITSANPQVPQSSLAFYLQRLDREQNLAAIVIANGMTISLVGHDSKIYVLDSHLHYAHGHNFGAMIGMSPKADLEEFLRNIKKLISPTFDVCSLTFVSFSRQQ from the exons ATGTACTTGGAAACAAATCACCAATGCATTTCACCAAAATACATCCAACAACAACTAAAGGAATTGAG gGTCTATTCTGGGTTGTCGCATGATGAGCTCTGTACCCTTGAGTCTACTAATTTAATAGATGAGTTTGAGCAATCTTTGAAAAGTATGGAGGACTATAAATCAGCCATTGATCACATATTCCTGTGCTGTCCACAACTGGAACATTACTTGAAAAAATTTGTAGTACCAGCACCCGGGGACTGGCCAACTTGGTTTTATCAAAAGAAACTCATTGCTCAAGAAGTCAATGCAGATGCCAGTTTCCTATCAGTCATCCCAGAGCAGGGCCCATTTCATGTTTTCCTGAATCTACAAGAAGATGTTGTAACAATTTATGActtcttatttaaaaaagtgtACAAAGAGACATTTGGATCTGACTTACCCAACAAGCCAAAGCCTTTTCGCGTCAGCCTGGTAATAACTGCTGTTTTTCTGGCGTGGGGCAAATTACGTGATAAAGTTCTACTAAAATTCAAGCTCTGCAAAGACATAGAGTATGCTTCCATTCTGTTTCTTTTAGATGAGGTGGTTCCCATATCATTCTTCCACTATCCTGTTACATTCAGGTCTGGAGACATGGAATCATATATAACAATGATGTTAAAGTTATCTCTACTGTTTATAATCTGGAAAAGGCATCATTATGACAGATCAACACTCTCGATGCttagtgacttttcttttcacAAACAACATTTTTCACAGTACCATGAacttaaaaagaaatggaTGGCTCTAATAACTGAAAAGAAAGTTGAAATCTGGCATAGTGTGCTACGCAGCTTCATTTCAAGTTATGACAGTGCTAGTCAAATTAGGGACAAAGCCCTGTCATTTGCTGCATCAAAGACAGAACAGCTCTTTCATAACTATTTAACAACACCATACAGTAGAGGTTATTCTGAAAAAGACCTAAGTTTGGTGACTGGTACAGCTGCTGATGCATTACTGAAAATCATCAAGCAAGTTGGTCAAAATCTGGGAAAAGCAAAGCAG gTTCCACAAGAAACAAATGCAAGAGGGCAGCCTAAAGGAGACATGAAATTTTTTCTTCCTACCTTTGACACCACCATTACTTCAAAAGCAATGCCCCTTGGCTACTCATTTGTAAAAGAAGACCCTTCCACAATACCTGATCCTAAATTAATCTGTGACTACAAAAACTGCACGCAATTATCAACAACCAATGTCAATCGCCTTAActgttttcacacatttcacAATTTTTGTTTAGAAGAAGCTGGAGACCAGTGTCCAATCTGTTCCCCTCACCTTGCTGAAAAAATTGCAGAAATCTGTTCAGCATTTAATGAAAGCTTGTTGAAACCAACAGCAAAATCTACTAGAACCCCACAAAGCAATCAAGAACCTggtagtaatgatgagaaTGACAGCATTAATGTCAAAAGAAATTGTGACCCTGAATACTATGACTCTGCACAATGGGAATCCCACATTGACAGGGAGTTAAATTCATTTGTTGTTGCACAACCACAACTGCGACACAATGTTCCCAATCACCAGGCTGCACCTTTACAGGCAATTGACATCCAAGTTACCACTCATCCAGTTGGTTCATCTACATTTTGGTTCTTTCCTCCTTACATATCTCAGTCAACTCTACTTGGAAGAAATGGATCTAATGCATGTActtttatctcactaattttGGCCCATTCATATATCACTTCTGCAAACCGAACCAGTATACAGCTCAGCTGTGGTCCTCCCATAAACCCTCATTGGCTTTCAATGATGTTATCTGCAATTGTTCGTGGCAACAGCATATATGACACTGTGACAAATGGTTGCGGGTCTCCATTCTTTAGTGTTGTTGAGGCAAAACCACATCTAGATTCAGTCATTGGGACTGTTTCTCTTGAAGACACTCTCGATCTGTCAATTACATCAGCTAATCCACAGGTTCCTCAAAGTTCACTTGCATTTTATCTGCAAAGGCTTGATCGCGAACAGAACTTAGCAGCAATAGTCATAGCTAATGGAATGACAATATCTCTCGTCGGACACGATTCAAAGATCTATGTTCTAGATAGCCATCTACACTATGCACACGGCCATAACTTTGGAGCGATGATCGGAATGAGTCCCAAGGCTGACTTGGAAGAATTCCTCAGGAATATAAAGAAACTAATCTCGCCCACATTTGATGTTTGCTCCCTGACATTTGTCTCGTTTTCACGGCAGCAGTAG
- the LOC116609987 gene encoding uncharacterized protein LOC116609987 isoform X2 — MDKHRMSYRQTFVVAIIVVLVVASLGFVHANDDAQHCMMSCKTRNGKGCIGRLYQLSEELSRVAKLPVGSHVCRRHWDMLRRSNLRCSCPMHDKQQPSRLNKQPIPSRFYPVFDEIGLTVAGYQPGTRWCYRCKLLAYKKFESRPQTSRKPVEEKANSSTSAISTEQQLQKIFQFTGSPILHLHESMQDISMSAPTISQLDQTKQQFGRLFSRLEALADICDIHLLETWKELQTPLGTIKIAPNGNVLMDSQVWDQIKTTIKELDEGNSLGQLVQQFQMALYHHALSSEAPLYEPAAMKAFTQKHSPGLFEMLLSSITREDSRLSDEHQAVQEQRTVVLLHTLAYFRSQKTSTLQKDEGLFLQHHGASRIAINSGRILGFSTSPRNIDSHKKALITKYPDILMRKVILATEKGFLIVQLLDDFHNILTVRLPTNLKLSLATHMASGLLDIHPSIPAVPIPTRDTRHSRVIVKIGNENKICRGGIVLDYI, encoded by the exons ATGGATAAGCATCGGATGTCGTACCGGCAGACCTTCGTGGTCGCCATTATAGTTGTTTTGGTTGTAGCCTCGCTGGGTTTCGTTCATGCAAACGACGATGCACAACACTGTATGATGAGTTGCAAAACTAGAAACGGAAAAGGATGCATTGGTCGACTTTACCAGCTTTCCGAGGAGCTTAGTCGTGTCGCTAAGTTGCCGGTAGGTTCGCATGTTTGCCGGCGACATTGGGATATGTTACGAAGAAGCAACTTGCGCTGCTCATGTCCCATGCACGATAAACAACAGCCCTCACGTCTGAACAAGCAACCTATTCCAAGTCGTTTTTATCCGGTATTTGACGAGATTGGGCTAACAGTGGCAGGATACCAGCCTGGTACTCGGTGGTGTTACCGGTGCAAGTTGCTCGCCTATAAGAAATTTGAAAGCCGTCCTCAAACAAGTAGAAAACCAGTCGAG GAAAAAGCAAATAGTAGTACATCCGCCATCAGCACagaacaacaactacaaaag ATATTTCAGTTTACGGGATCCCCTATTCTACACCTCCATGAAAGTATGCAAGATATATCTATGTCAGCACCTACCATATCCCAACTGGATCAAACAAAGCAACAATTTGGAAGGCTGTTTTCAAGACTTGAAGCTCTAGCAGACATATGTGACATTCATCTCCTGGAAACATGGAAAGAGCTGCAAACTCCCCTAGGTACCATCAAAATTGCCCCAAATGGCAACGTGTTAATGGATAGTCAAGTATGGGACcaaataaagacaacaatCAAAGAATTGGATGAAG GTAATTCACTGGGCCAACTAGTGCAACAATTTCAGATGGCTCTATACCATCATGCCCTCAGTAGTGAAGCTCCATTATATGAGCCAGCAGCAATGAAAGCGTTCACACAAAAACACTCTCCAGGTCTGTTTGAAATGCTTTTAAGTTCAATAACAAGGGAGGACTCCAGACTCTCAGATGAACATCAAGCTGTACAGGAGCAAAGAACTGTTGTTCTCCTTCACACACTGGCATATTTCAG GTCTCAGAAAACTTCCACCCTACAAAAGGATGAAGGGCTATTCCTACAACATCATGGTGCTTCTAGGATAGCAATCAATTCAGGAAGGATACTTGGTTTCAGTACAAGTCCTAGAAATATTGATTCTCACAAGAAAGcactaataacaaaatatccaGACATACTGATGAGAAAGGTTATCCTGGCAACAGAG AAAGGATTCCTAATTGTACAACTGTTGGATGACTTCCATAATATTTTGACTGTTAGACTACCAACAAATCTGAAGCTATCATTAGCTACGCACATGGCTAGTGGCCTactggacatccatccttcaatTCCTGCTGTTCCTATTCCTACAAGAGATACAAGACACAGCCGAGTGATTGTGAAGATAgggaatgaaaataaaatttgcagAGGAGGAATTGTTCTAGACTACATATAA